From the Flavimarina sp. Hel_I_48 genome, one window contains:
- a CDS encoding SusC/RagA family TonB-linked outer membrane protein: MEKIESTTDFKFLYDINKIDTSITKSIRVENMPLDEVLAILFKDSTIDFVFRGNQIVLKLKPTLPNKDSRDSNASAVFQQNVSGTVTDNNGMPIPGVSVVEKNTTNGTATDFDGKYSINLSQANAALIFSFVGFATKEVSVPDAGSLDVIMTEDTQNLDEVVVTALGIKQETRKLGYAVASVEAEEVNVNRSSNFMNSLQGKVAGVNISGLSTGPGGSSKVRIRGQSSISGTNNPLIVVNGVPIDNSSFGTSIGSSSGELGTNSGGVTSDGGDGFSSINPDDIESMTILKGATGAALYGSRAKDGVIMITTKTGGSGQGIGVSYTISMANQNPLDFTDYQYEYGQGENGVRPTSPNPTSGQWSFGERFEPGMTQILFDGIEVPYVPVHDRIRKFYRQGLDITNSISLSGNGENGGFNLSLSNLESTGITPNNKFERINVSLAGNYNLTDKLSFATSINYSNESNINPPNVGQQDNTISVSLYNLANSMPLDLLDANKFDENGDEYVYSRFRNRTNPYFTLSEQFNTINRDRVFGNASLKYNFLPWLFGQVRVGQDYWSRAQDYNGFPTGQAAQGPAPEGFVNGTYTQEVRRFRETNVDFLFSADTDLSDDFGLAVLFGGNRLYRRSDLNRVNVTNFVIRDLYTVQNGRVKDPIYALSERAVNSLYGSVDLSFKETLYLTGTLRNDWFSTLSPANRSILYPSLSASYVFSNNLNSDWLSFGKLRAAYAEVGSDTDVPPYSNTLFYNINTNFFANPDGQLQPVAGANTSTLPNTNLKPARVTETELGLDIRMFKSRVNLDLSVYRKSTFDQIIPAQISNTSGFVSTLINSGESRSDGVEALLTLVPFKSDDFQWDITLNNSYNKTKVVSLLTNTPGESILVGTHAFNGFLFQVVGEEIGQLAGFGYKKDDQGRQIFGTDGRPLRTDEIVYFGSALPRWVGGITNTFRYKDFNASFLIDFKLGGKMISGTNFNAVRHGLHKITLPGRENGVIGEGVNEAGQPNTVATPSQTYWEVVRSQQLIEPIVYNSGFWKFRQLSVGYNFRQFIPEDSPLQSVTLNVFANNLFIIKKWVPNIDPDSFGYSSDNVSGLESTGVPTTRSIGFNLNCKF, from the coding sequence ATGGAAAAAATAGAATCTACCACAGATTTTAAATTTCTCTACGATATCAATAAAATAGACACCTCTATAACAAAGTCCATAAGAGTAGAGAATATGCCGCTAGACGAGGTACTTGCTATACTCTTTAAGGATTCAACGATTGACTTTGTATTTCGCGGAAATCAAATAGTACTTAAACTAAAGCCTACACTACCCAATAAGGATTCCAGAGACAGTAACGCTAGCGCTGTTTTCCAACAAAATGTTTCAGGTACCGTAACCGATAACAATGGAATGCCTATTCCTGGGGTTTCCGTAGTTGAAAAAAATACTACAAATGGTACTGCCACAGATTTTGACGGTAAATATTCTATAAATCTCAGTCAGGCAAATGCCGCTTTGATTTTCAGTTTTGTTGGTTTTGCGACTAAGGAGGTTTCTGTACCAGATGCGGGTTCCCTAGATGTTATTATGACAGAGGATACACAAAACCTGGATGAGGTTGTAGTTACTGCGCTGGGAATTAAACAGGAAACCAGAAAGCTGGGGTATGCCGTAGCTTCGGTTGAGGCAGAGGAGGTCAATGTTAACCGTTCTTCAAACTTTATGAACTCCCTACAGGGAAAAGTGGCCGGTGTAAATATTTCTGGTTTGAGTACGGGTCCAGGGGGATCTTCAAAAGTGCGCATACGTGGTCAATCTTCCATATCGGGAACTAATAATCCATTAATAGTTGTCAATGGTGTTCCTATAGACAATTCAAGCTTTGGGACCAGTATAGGAAGCAGCAGTGGTGAACTGGGAACAAACAGTGGAGGTGTAACTTCAGACGGTGGGGATGGTTTTTCAAGTATAAATCCAGATGATATTGAAAGTATGACAATCCTAAAAGGAGCGACAGGTGCCGCATTGTACGGTTCACGTGCAAAAGATGGTGTTATTATGATCACAACGAAGACCGGAGGATCAGGGCAGGGAATAGGGGTAAGTTATACGATAAGTATGGCCAATCAAAATCCTCTTGACTTTACTGATTATCAATATGAATATGGGCAGGGGGAAAATGGTGTGCGGCCTACGTCTCCTAATCCTACCTCAGGGCAATGGTCTTTTGGAGAACGTTTTGAGCCGGGCATGACCCAGATTTTGTTTGATGGTATCGAAGTGCCCTATGTGCCTGTTCATGATAGAATCAGAAAATTCTACCGTCAGGGACTGGATATTACCAATTCCATATCCCTTTCCGGAAACGGTGAGAATGGAGGGTTTAATCTTTCCCTTTCTAACCTGGAAAGCACCGGTATCACGCCAAACAATAAATTTGAAAGGATAAATGTAAGTCTGGCAGGAAATTATAACCTTACAGATAAGCTTTCTTTTGCTACAAGTATAAATTACTCAAATGAGAGCAATATCAATCCTCCTAACGTAGGTCAACAGGATAATACCATTTCAGTATCCCTTTATAATCTGGCCAACTCCATGCCTCTTGATCTGCTGGATGCCAATAAATTTGACGAGAATGGCGATGAATATGTTTACTCCCGGTTTAGAAATAGGACCAATCCATATTTTACGCTTAGTGAGCAGTTCAACACCATAAACAGGGACCGTGTTTTTGGTAATGCCTCCCTTAAATATAATTTTCTTCCCTGGTTATTTGGACAAGTCAGGGTAGGACAGGATTACTGGTCTAGGGCTCAGGATTACAACGGTTTCCCCACGGGACAAGCTGCTCAGGGACCAGCGCCCGAAGGTTTTGTGAATGGTACCTACACTCAGGAAGTGCGTAGGTTTAGGGAAACTAACGTTGACTTTTTATTTTCAGCGGATACAGACTTAAGTGATGATTTTGGTCTGGCTGTCCTTTTTGGCGGAAACAGATTATACCGTAGGTCAGACTTAAACAGGGTAAACGTTACAAATTTTGTAATACGGGATCTGTATACCGTACAGAATGGCCGTGTCAAGGATCCCATCTATGCCTTATCAGAAAGGGCAGTCAATTCACTATATGGCTCCGTTGACCTCTCTTTTAAAGAGACTTTATATTTAACCGGAACCTTACGTAATGACTGGTTCTCAACGCTTTCCCCAGCAAATAGAAGTATATTGTATCCTTCATTATCAGCTAGTTATGTTTTTTCAAACAACTTGAACAGCGATTGGTTGAGTTTTGGTAAGTTGAGGGCGGCTTATGCAGAAGTAGGTAGTGATACAGATGTCCCTCCCTATTCAAACACGTTATTCTACAACATTAATACGAATTTCTTCGCAAATCCTGATGGTCAACTACAACCTGTGGCGGGAGCAAATACAAGCACCTTGCCTAATACAAACCTAAAACCGGCACGCGTTACAGAAACGGAGTTGGGATTAGACATTCGTATGTTTAAGAGCAGGGTAAACCTTGACTTGAGTGTCTATCGTAAAAGTACTTTTGACCAGATCATACCTGCGCAAATATCAAACACTTCAGGTTTTGTGAGTACGCTTATCAATAGTGGTGAGAGCCGCAGTGATGGTGTTGAAGCGCTTTTAACGCTGGTTCCATTTAAAAGCGATGATTTTCAGTGGGATATCACCCTTAACAATTCCTATAACAAAACCAAGGTAGTCAGCTTGTTGACCAATACGCCGGGGGAGAGTATCCTGGTAGGAACACATGCCTTTAATGGATTTTTATTTCAGGTTGTAGGCGAGGAAATAGGGCAGTTGGCTGGTTTTGGCTACAAGAAGGATGATCAGGGCAGACAAATATTTGGTACCGATGGGCGACCGCTCAGGACAGATGAGATTGTATATTTTGGCAGCGCACTGCCTCGATGGGTAGGAGGTATAACCAATACGTTTAGGTACAAGGATTTTAACGCCTCTTTTCTAATAGACTTTAAGTTGGGTGGTAAGATGATATCTGGTACTAACTTCAATGCGGTAAGACATGGACTTCACAAAATAACACTTCCAGGAAGGGAAAATGGTGTAATAGGCGAAGGTGTCAATGAAGCTGGTCAGCCCAATACGGTCGCCACACCCTCACAGACCTATTGGGAGGTCGTACGATCCCAGCAACTTATAGAGCCCATTGTATACAATAGCGGATTCTGGAAGTTCAGGCAATTATCTGTCGGTTACAATTTCCGTCAGTTCATACCTGAAGATTCGCCCTTGCAATCCGTTACCCTAAATGTGTTTGCCAACAATCTTTTCATTATTAAAAAATGGGTTCCCAATATAGATCCGGATTCTTTTGGCTATAGCTCAGACAATGTATCTGGTCTTGAATCTACGGGTGTACCCACAACGAGAAGTATTGGCTTTAACCTAAACTGTAAATTTTAA
- a CDS encoding RraA family protein: MKKIKITVFLMCFFGFCHLRAQGVTASPERIKELTSNWNGERFEDGRPKVSDALLERMKNIQIEEAWGFLRGKGYNNQYEGDWEIIHPESAMTGRVVTAQYMPLRPDYQKVVKLNGAAERRDTIGGSNSWPIQQLVPGDIYVADGYGRIVDGTLIGSNLGNAIYANSGNGVIFNGGVRDVAGLLNVQGFNGWHKGADPSYLQEEMLTSINMPIRIGRATVLPGDVVLANQHGTVFIPSHLASELVLSSEIVGLRDLFGFQRLREKKYTAGQIDTKWTQEINTDFENWLKAYPDTKLPMTRKELTDYMSSRKQ; the protein is encoded by the coding sequence ATGAAGAAAATTAAAATAACCGTATTCCTAATGTGCTTTTTCGGTTTTTGCCATTTGAGGGCACAGGGGGTTACTGCATCTCCAGAACGAATAAAGGAACTTACTTCCAATTGGAATGGAGAACGTTTTGAAGACGGGAGGCCCAAAGTTTCAGATGCATTGCTGGAACGAATGAAGAATATTCAAATTGAGGAGGCCTGGGGCTTTTTAAGAGGGAAGGGCTACAATAATCAATATGAAGGGGATTGGGAAATAATTCACCCGGAAAGCGCAATGACTGGAAGAGTGGTTACAGCGCAGTATATGCCTTTAAGGCCAGATTATCAAAAGGTCGTAAAACTCAATGGAGCGGCAGAACGTCGTGATACTATTGGAGGTAGTAATTCCTGGCCTATTCAGCAACTTGTTCCAGGTGATATCTATGTTGCCGATGGATATGGAAGGATCGTAGATGGAACGCTCATAGGTTCAAATTTAGGAAATGCTATTTATGCCAACTCAGGAAATGGTGTTATCTTTAATGGAGGCGTAAGGGATGTCGCCGGTCTTCTTAATGTCCAGGGTTTTAATGGATGGCACAAAGGTGCCGACCCTTCTTATTTGCAAGAAGAAATGCTAACGAGTATAAATATGCCCATTCGCATAGGTAGGGCAACGGTGTTACCAGGTGATGTTGTTTTGGCAAATCAGCATGGTACCGTTTTTATTCCATCGCATTTGGCTTCAGAATTAGTTCTTTCATCAGAAATAGTGGGTTTAAGGGATCTTTTCGGATTTCAAAGACTGCGTGAAAAAAAATATACGGCCGGTCAGATCGATACGAAGTGGACACAGGAAATAAATACTGATTTCGAAAATTGGTTAAAAGCATACCCAGATACTAAATTACCAATGACAAGAAAAGAACTCACTGATTATATGTCCTCTAGAAAGCAATAG
- a CDS encoding bile acid:sodium symporter family protein, with protein sequence MEKINFYSSALGLAALLFIVIIGMILTGNLEHSGLLILGFFALLAIGFNGYEKTKGLIFTTMIFAGVTAALFYPQYFTNINDFQFTVLIIPLIQIIMFGMGTTMSIKDFAGVFQEPKGVVIGVTAQLLVMPLMGYFLASISNFPPEIAAGIVLIGCSPSGVASNVMAFLANANVALSITITSIATLLAPFLTPLMMKLFAGEFIEIEVLAMMWSIVKMIILPIGAGLLFNRIFGNSINWLGRAMPLISMLAIGLIITIITAAGRDSLLEIGGVLMVLVLIHNIFGYFLGYWYARLFRMSEEDSRTIAIEVGMQNGGLASGIANSLGKIATMGLAPAVFGPLMNITGSILASYWHGKSTEKPGKVVTVN encoded by the coding sequence GTGGAAAAAATAAACTTTTATTCGTCCGCCTTGGGCCTGGCAGCTTTATTATTCATTGTTATCATAGGGATGATCCTCACTGGGAATTTAGAACATTCAGGTCTTCTGATTCTGGGTTTCTTTGCGCTTTTAGCCATAGGATTCAATGGTTATGAAAAAACAAAAGGTCTGATATTCACAACCATGATTTTTGCGGGTGTTACCGCAGCGCTTTTCTACCCACAATATTTTACTAATATTAATGATTTTCAGTTTACGGTCCTGATCATCCCATTGATTCAAATTATTATGTTCGGGATGGGTACTACCATGAGTATAAAAGATTTCGCCGGCGTATTTCAAGAACCAAAAGGTGTTGTTATAGGGGTTACCGCACAATTATTGGTTATGCCCTTAATGGGTTATTTTCTTGCTTCAATAAGCAATTTTCCGCCTGAAATTGCAGCTGGTATTGTACTAATAGGCTGTTCCCCAAGTGGGGTGGCATCAAATGTAATGGCATTTTTAGCCAATGCGAATGTTGCCCTTTCTATTACCATTACTTCCATAGCAACTTTGCTGGCTCCCTTTTTAACGCCACTTATGATGAAACTTTTTGCTGGTGAATTTATTGAAATCGAGGTCCTGGCCATGATGTGGAGTATTGTAAAAATGATCATCCTTCCCATTGGTGCTGGCTTGTTATTCAATAGAATATTCGGTAACAGTATTAATTGGCTTGGTAGGGCCATGCCCTTAATATCTATGCTGGCCATTGGACTTATTATTACCATCATAACAGCAGCAGGCAGGGACAGCCTGTTAGAGATAGGTGGAGTACTGATGGTACTGGTACTTATACATAATATTTTTGGATATTTTCTTGGCTACTGGTATGCGAGGCTTTTCAGAATGTCTGAAGAAGATTCGCGAACAATTGCCATTGAAGTGGGTATGCAAAATGGGGGTTTGGCATCAGGTATAGCGAACAGTCTGGGAAAAATCGCGACTATGGGCCTCGCGCCTGCTGTATTTGGCCCTTTAATGAATATTACGGGATCAATCTTAGCGTCCTATTGGCATGGAAAATCCACAGAAAAACCCGGCAAGGTCGTTACCGTAAACTGA
- a CDS encoding nuclear transport factor 2 family protein, translating to MKKNNPVYAKSRFFALVWLFVLFILTPFSNLLAQKNNSAKNVGHAVTQLYEAMIQNNEKVLKDLTSEDLTYGHSSGKVENKSEYIDGVMNGAFQFSAISPVDQTIQTSGDIAVVRHIFKGEGTNNGSQAKVNIGCMLVFQKQDKDWKLLARQAFKL from the coding sequence ATGAAAAAAAATAATCCAGTTTACGCGAAATCAAGATTCTTTGCCTTAGTATGGTTGTTCGTACTATTTATTTTGACACCCTTTAGCAATTTGCTTGCACAGAAGAACAATAGCGCAAAAAATGTTGGACATGCTGTCACCCAACTTTATGAAGCCATGATTCAAAATAATGAGAAGGTACTCAAGGATCTTACTTCAGAAGATTTGACCTACGGCCACTCCAGTGGTAAGGTTGAGAATAAATCCGAGTATATAGATGGTGTAATGAACGGTGCATTTCAATTTTCAGCAATCAGCCCGGTTGATCAAACTATACAAACTTCTGGTGATATAGCCGTTGTAAGGCATATTTTTAAGGGAGAAGGGACAAATAATGGGTCACAGGCAAAAGTGAATATTGGCTGTATGCTTGTTTTTCAAAAACAGGATAAGGATTGGAAATTACTGGCTAGACAGGCGTTTAAACTCTAA
- a CDS encoding SusD/RagB family nutrient-binding outer membrane lipoprotein gives MKKIYNSWFLITLVLMTLSCQDDFEEINTNSVDPTSTSVDPVFLLNSAIINTSFSNAQLIYDMGVVQQIVSPNSGVLTGANYNQDNRDVTDDHWVKYYENVIKNTGDILGQLEQEGAPSRPNLKNITRLVKALTFMILTDEYGDIPYFEAGKGIYDQIVLPKYDAQEAIYKDLIKEVREAVAGLNASAMVETGEVMYAGDTGKWRRFGNSLLLRVGMHLSEVDPALAEEIVREAFAAGVMRGNEDNYVVRHDNNYLNDNGALLNATEANNIYLVDTFVDYLLETEDPRLGALAIRYTNATSGPDQIQENGSTAAVDQIGMPMGYDNGTIGAVAENMGLASFYAFSQIDRYRVVRQAAPMFIITHAQTQLLLAEAAVRGWVSGNPADYYNTGIRAHMELMVQYHVDSEIPAADINSYLTNNPFNPADAMQQIGTQYWVACFLNGPEAFANFRRTGYPILTPNPYPSQDITGDFINRLTYPNSEVATNTSNLNEAVSRMGTDDLNTKVWWDK, from the coding sequence ATGAAAAAAATATATAACAGTTGGTTCTTAATTACTTTGGTCCTTATGACCTTATCGTGTCAGGATGATTTTGAAGAGATAAACACTAATTCTGTAGATCCTACAAGTACCAGTGTAGATCCGGTATTTTTATTGAATAGCGCCATAATAAACACTTCTTTTTCAAATGCGCAGTTAATCTATGATATGGGTGTGGTACAGCAGATAGTGTCGCCCAACTCTGGTGTGTTGACTGGTGCAAACTACAATCAGGATAACCGGGACGTAACCGATGACCACTGGGTAAAATATTATGAGAATGTTATTAAGAACACAGGGGATATACTTGGTCAGTTGGAGCAGGAAGGAGCCCCTTCACGCCCCAACCTTAAAAATATTACCCGCCTTGTAAAAGCCCTTACCTTTATGATACTTACGGATGAATATGGCGATATACCCTATTTTGAAGCCGGTAAGGGAATTTATGACCAGATTGTGCTGCCTAAATATGATGCGCAAGAGGCTATTTACAAAGACTTGATAAAAGAAGTCAGAGAAGCTGTGGCAGGTCTCAATGCATCAGCAATGGTAGAAACAGGAGAGGTCATGTATGCAGGAGATACAGGAAAGTGGAGAAGGTTCGGGAATTCACTTTTACTAAGGGTGGGAATGCACCTTTCAGAAGTAGATCCTGCCCTTGCCGAAGAAATAGTTCGAGAAGCCTTTGCTGCCGGAGTTATGAGGGGTAATGAAGATAATTATGTTGTGCGACATGATAATAATTATTTAAATGATAACGGGGCGCTCCTTAATGCTACAGAGGCTAATAATATATACCTCGTCGATACTTTTGTTGATTATTTGTTAGAGACCGAAGACCCCAGATTAGGTGCTCTTGCCATTAGATATACAAATGCTACTTCTGGCCCAGATCAGATCCAGGAAAATGGATCAACAGCTGCGGTGGACCAGATTGGAATGCCCATGGGTTATGACAATGGTACCATTGGCGCGGTTGCTGAAAATATGGGACTTGCCAGTTTTTATGCCTTCTCACAAATTGATCGTTACCGCGTAGTACGCCAGGCAGCACCCATGTTTATCATAACGCATGCCCAGACGCAGTTATTACTTGCTGAGGCAGCAGTGAGAGGATGGGTTTCGGGCAACCCGGCAGATTACTATAATACAGGCATCAGGGCGCACATGGAATTGATGGTTCAATATCATGTAGATTCAGAAATACCTGCGGCAGATATAAATTCCTATCTCACAAATAATCCATTTAATCCGGCAGATGCCATGCAGCAAATTGGCACGCAGTACTGGGTAGCATGTTTCCTTAATGGACCTGAAGCTTTTGCAAACTTTAGAAGGACGGGATATCCTATTTTGACTCCGAATCCCTATCCTTCCCAGGATATTACCGGCGATTTCATCAACAGACTCACGTATCCAAATTCAGAAGTTGCCACAAACACCAGCAATCTCAATGAAGCAGTCTCTAGAATGGGCACAGACGACCTTAATACTAAAGTATGGTGGGACAAGTAA
- a CDS encoding mandelate racemase/muconate lactonizing enzyme family protein, producing MENRLHKLINKFKKEETDYSNSRNAEMNNPYTANERRNFLKKTALGGIALSSFTTGYSFEDTVAHTTGKVNRASAPSELKITDMRYVLTDVMGGTAIIRIDTNQGIHGLGEVRDAADVRYALMLKSRILGENPCNVEKIFKSIKQFGGPSRQAGGVCGVEMALWDLCGKAYNVPAWQLLGGRYRDKVRMYADTPEAKSPEEQKKLIDYRINEQGYTWLKMDVSIGELKGKPGTVVNGKFWEDDKGNLNQWGDRRNYMNYGNTMHPFTQIQITDKGLEELQQVVEDVRNMVGYEIPISTDHYGHFDMNNNIRLAKALEKYRLAWFEDMVPWQYTEQWKTITNSIETPTTTGEDIYLLENFKPLIEQRAVDIIHPDLASSGGLLETKRIGDYAEEFGVAMAMHQAGTPVSFMANVHCAAATQNFLALEHHSVDLPWWEDLVKTVGGYKMIDKGFATVPLTAPGLGIELNEEVLKQHIDQRDKSYFAPTKEWDELRSHDRTYS from the coding sequence ATGGAAAATAGACTTCATAAACTAATCAATAAATTTAAAAAGGAAGAAACTGATTATTCAAATAGCAGAAATGCCGAAATGAACAATCCCTATACCGCAAATGAGCGTCGCAATTTTTTGAAAAAGACAGCTCTGGGAGGTATCGCTTTATCAAGTTTTACTACGGGATATTCCTTCGAGGATACCGTGGCACATACAACTGGAAAGGTAAATAGGGCATCTGCGCCGTCAGAATTAAAAATAACAGATATGCGCTATGTGCTTACTGACGTTATGGGCGGCACAGCTATAATACGTATAGACACTAATCAGGGCATTCACGGTCTTGGTGAAGTGCGGGATGCGGCAGACGTACGCTACGCCTTAATGTTAAAAAGCCGAATTCTAGGGGAAAATCCATGTAATGTGGAGAAGATCTTTAAGAGCATCAAACAATTTGGTGGGCCCTCTCGTCAGGCAGGAGGGGTCTGTGGGGTTGAAATGGCCCTATGGGATCTTTGCGGTAAAGCGTACAATGTTCCTGCCTGGCAATTGCTTGGAGGAAGATACCGCGATAAGGTGCGCATGTATGCTGATACCCCAGAGGCTAAATCTCCTGAAGAACAGAAAAAACTCATTGATTATCGTATTAATGAGCAGGGATATACCTGGCTTAAAATGGATGTCTCCATTGGAGAACTAAAAGGAAAGCCCGGCACTGTTGTAAATGGAAAATTTTGGGAGGATGACAAAGGCAATCTCAACCAATGGGGCGACCGTAGAAATTATATGAACTATGGTAATACCATGCATCCTTTTACCCAAATTCAAATTACGGATAAAGGACTCGAAGAACTTCAGCAAGTTGTTGAGGATGTTCGGAATATGGTGGGCTACGAAATACCCATTTCAACAGATCATTATGGGCATTTTGATATGAATAATAACATAAGATTAGCCAAAGCCCTTGAGAAGTACAGATTGGCATGGTTTGAAGATATGGTTCCCTGGCAATATACAGAACAATGGAAGACGATTACAAATTCCATCGAAACCCCTACCACCACGGGTGAGGATATTTATCTTTTGGAAAATTTCAAACCGTTAATAGAACAACGTGCGGTTGATATCATACATCCTGATCTTGCATCTTCTGGCGGACTTTTAGAAACCAAAAGAATAGGCGATTATGCCGAAGAATTTGGTGTGGCGATGGCCATGCATCAGGCAGGGACGCCGGTATCCTTTATGGCCAATGTGCACTGTGCAGCAGCGACACAAAATTTTCTCGCTTTGGAACATCACTCGGTAGACTTGCCCTGGTGGGAAGATTTAGTTAAAACCGTAGGTGGATATAAAATGATTGATAAAGGCTTTGCGACCGTTCCACTGACTGCGCCAGGTCTTGGGATTGAGTTAAATGAGGAGGTGCTGAAACAGCACATTGATCAAAGAGACAAAAGTTATTTTGCCCCAACTAAAGAGTGGGATGAGCTCAGGTCCCATGATAGGACCTACAGTTAA
- a CDS encoding RNA polymerase sigma factor: MKKKDTTVLEEMFTKHYQEWCLLSFSYVKDLDDAKDVVQNIFIKLLQNDTYASCNNMKSYIFTAVRNESLTRIKKQKKTIPIGYLGTETPSFENNIIQREISEKVLKEIYSLPDKNQKVFKLCVLEGLKYENAAEILGITVNTVKYHLKTSFKILRINLRDVYYSVLLIII, encoded by the coding sequence ATGAAGAAAAAGGATACTACGGTCTTAGAGGAAATGTTTACAAAACATTATCAGGAGTGGTGTCTATTATCCTTCAGTTATGTAAAAGATCTGGATGATGCCAAAGATGTGGTGCAGAATATTTTTATTAAACTGCTACAGAATGATACGTATGCTTCCTGCAATAATATGAAGAGTTATATCTTCACTGCGGTACGTAATGAGAGCCTCACAAGGATCAAAAAGCAAAAAAAGACCATTCCTATTGGTTATCTGGGTACGGAAACCCCTTCTTTTGAGAATAATATTATTCAAAGGGAAATATCAGAAAAGGTTTTAAAGGAAATTTACTCGCTGCCAGATAAAAATCAAAAAGTATTTAAACTTTGCGTGTTAGAGGGTTTGAAATACGAGAATGCTGCCGAAATATTGGGTATTACCGTAAATACAGTAAAATATCATCTAAAAACTTCTTTCAAAATTTTACGTATAAACTTAAGGGATGTTTACTATAGTGTGCTGTTAATTATTATATAA
- a CDS encoding FecR family protein — protein MIVKIILKRLRGALQVEEEILFQHWLFANKNNIRTYYRLKEYISSNGSIPDITELDANEAWKKINATLDKKELNKQPIKPKRSLWRYAAVFVFILGGFLYFNNSNRLTDTVEKTTVNGITLEMGSGRIQTLSPQGTSSIVNTNGQVLGKKEGAVLDYTENEGIANNSSIEYNTITIPNGKKFQILLSDSTLVHLNSGSSLKFPTQFSKGKYREVTLSGEAFFDVHKDAESPFIVTSGSMAIRVLGTSFNVSAYPEDMHQSAVLVEGAVQLYEAGTPYEKEDATLLSSGFKAEWNTADKKPSLEKVDTTLYTAWKEGKLVMREVAFSAIIQRLQRHYGVKIKNDYRELDKRVFTATFEKETIEEVLETFKIETPFTYDINGDSVHIHHSTNNTKNAMPMKQKDDRGYPVTNQ, from the coding sequence TTGATAGTAAAAATTATTCTAAAAAGGTTACGAGGAGCGCTTCAGGTTGAGGAAGAAATTCTATTTCAGCATTGGCTCTTTGCAAATAAGAATAATATCAGAACTTACTATAGGCTCAAAGAATATATATCTTCCAATGGATCTATTCCTGATATCACCGAACTTGATGCGAATGAGGCCTGGAAAAAAATCAATGCTACTTTAGATAAGAAAGAATTAAATAAACAACCCATAAAGCCCAAGCGCAGTTTATGGAGATATGCTGCGGTTTTTGTATTTATTTTAGGTGGGTTTTTATACTTCAATAATTCAAACCGTCTTACGGATACCGTTGAGAAAACAACAGTAAACGGAATAACCCTTGAAATGGGCAGCGGGAGAATACAAACACTTTCCCCACAGGGTACTTCTTCCATCGTGAATACTAATGGACAAGTGTTGGGTAAAAAAGAGGGCGCGGTTCTCGATTATACAGAAAATGAGGGGATTGCTAACAATTCAAGTATTGAATACAATACAATTACTATTCCCAACGGTAAAAAATTTCAAATCTTACTTTCAGACAGTACGCTGGTTCATTTAAATTCGGGATCATCATTAAAGTTTCCCACGCAGTTCAGCAAAGGAAAATATAGGGAAGTCACCCTTAGCGGTGAAGCTTTTTTTGATGTACATAAAGACGCTGAAAGTCCTTTCATAGTTACTTCCGGCTCTATGGCAATAAGGGTTTTAGGCACCAGTTTCAATGTGAGCGCCTATCCTGAAGATATGCACCAAAGCGCGGTACTTGTTGAAGGGGCTGTACAACTCTATGAAGCGGGAACTCCATATGAAAAAGAGGATGCCACATTGCTCTCTTCAGGTTTTAAAGCAGAATGGAACACAGCGGATAAAAAACCAAGTCTGGAAAAAGTGGATACTACACTTTACACAGCCTGGAAAGAGGGCAAACTTGTTATGCGAGAGGTGGCGTTTTCTGCCATAATTCAACGGCTGCAGCGCCATTACGGTGTCAAAATCAAAAATGATTATAGAGAACTGGACAAAAGGGTCTTTACCGCCACCTTTGAAAAAGAAACTATTGAAGAGGTATTGGAAACATTTAAAATTGAGACCCCATTTACTTACGATATTAATGGGGATTCAGTACACATTCACCATTCTACGAACAACACTAAAAATGCAATGCCTATGAAACAAAAGGATGATAGGGGGTACCCTGTTACAAACCAATAG